A DNA window from Bos javanicus breed banteng chromosome 10, ARS-OSU_banteng_1.0, whole genome shotgun sequence contains the following coding sequences:
- the LOC133254647 gene encoding RNA polymerase-associated protein LEO1-like: MDLFGDIDDISSDSDGDNQPPIQRQPVTDGCGVPQNQQEEEPISETKTEVEIPNINSDLGNELYFVKLPKFLSIESKPFDPQYYEDEFENKKMLDEEERTRLKLKIENTIRWRIHRDKDGNKIKESNARIVKWSDGSLSLHLGNEVFDVYKAPMQATHNHLFVRDDTGLQGQAVFKSKLTFR; this comes from the exons ATGGATCTGTTTGGAGACATAGATGACATTTCTTCAGATAGTGATGGGGATAATCAACCACCCATTCAAAGACAGCCTGTTACA GATGGATGTGGAGTGCCTCAGAACCAGCAGGAGGAAGAGCCGATTTCTGAAaccaaaacagaagtagaaattCCTAACATCAACTCTGATTTAGGAAATGAATTATACTTTGTTAAACTACCCAAATTTCTCAGCATAGAATCCAA gcCTTTTGATCCTCAGTATTATGAAgatgaatttgaaaataagaaaatgcttgATGAAGAAGAGAGAACCAGGTTAAAATTAAAG ATAGAAAATACTATACGATGGAGGATACACCGGGATAAAGAcggaaataaaattaaagaaagcaaTGCTCGGATAGTCAAGTGGTCGGATGGAAG CCTGTCCCTACATTTAGGCAACGAGGTGTTTGATGTCTACAAGGCCCCGATGCAGGCCACTCACAACCACCTGTTTGTCAGGGACGACACTGGTCTGCAGGGACAAGCCGTCTTCAAGTCCAAACTCACCTTCAGGTAA